The Terriglobales bacterium region CGGCATCCCTCCGGAGAACCTGGCCCATATCTTCATTCCTTTTTTCACCACCAAGGCGGGCGGCACCGGGCTGGGCCTGGCCCTGGTCCACCGCATCGTGACCGAGCACGGCGGCTCGATCAGCGTGGCCAGCGACCCCTCCGGGACGACGTTTACCCTGTCGTTTCCCTCCCTCCATCGAGCGGAAAAAGGCCCCGCAGAGGGATAAAATAGGAGCAGAAAGCGGCGACCGAAGGGGTGTCCCGGAGTGGAGCGACTATGAGAATCCCGTGGCTTCGAATGACGATGGCGGCCTTGGCGGCCGGAGCGCTGGCGGTGTCGGCGGCGGCGCAGGCTGCGCCCAGTTCCCAGCCAGGCTCGCAGAAATCCCTGGCCGAGATGGCCCGGGACGCGCTGCGGAGCAAGCCCGCGCCCTCCCCTACTACCAAGGTCTGGACCAACGACAACATCCCCACCAGCAGCGGCATCAGCACGGTGGGCACGCCGGCGCCGGCGGCCCCGGCCTCGGTGGGCGGCGAAGGGGAGGAGGCCGCCGCCGGTCCTGCCGAAAGCAAGCCGCGCTCGCCGGAGGAACTGAAGCAACTGGAAGCCCAGTGGCGGCAGAAGTTCCAGGACCAAA contains the following coding sequences:
- a CDS encoding ATP-binding protein, which translates into the protein GIPPENLAHIFIPFFTTKAGGTGLGLALVHRIVTEHGGSISVASDPSGTTFTLSFPSLHRAEKGPAEG